From Punica granatum isolate Tunisia-2019 chromosome 1, ASM765513v2, whole genome shotgun sequence:
TCGATTTCAGCTTTgttttcacatatatatatattatatttatttttacatattAATATGTTTACCCAACCAACATGAATTGGTTTAAATGAGTAGGGCTTACTTCCCTTAAGCGAGATCTCAAGTTTGAGTTTTGGGGATCAAAAAAATCATCGCTGAGAAAGTTTTACCACTTCGTGAGCCAACTTAGCTTGAACTTAATTGATTGGATCTATTGGGCTCCTAGATATCATGATGCGTAAaaaagtttacttttctaccaTTCAGCATTTAGTAGAGATAAAGTGATATGGTAGAAAGAGCGGAATGGAGAGCGCAATTACTATTTAGAGTTTAGGAGAGAGAAAGTGTCATGATAGAAAGAGAAAGTGAATTAAAGAGTACAACTATCATTTGGTGTTTATGAGATAGAAAATGTCATATAAAAGAAATAGCGGAACTACTATTCATGGTTTAAGATAGATAAAGTATCATGCAAGAGAGAGAACGAAACTATTATTTAaggtttataagagaaaaAGTGTTATGTTAGAGAAATAAAGTGGAATAAATAGTTCATCTACCTTTTAGGGTTTAGAAAAAAGAGTCATGTAAAATAAAGAACATAGCTATCATTTAGTGTTTAAGGGAGAGAAAATGTTATCTTAGAGAGAGAATATGGAGTAGACAACGGAACTAGTATAATACTTTTCTCTCCTAAACCCTAAATAGTAATTATGTTCTCTATTCCGCTTTCTCTTTCTAATATGACATTTTCTCTCTCCTTAAACTGTAAATGGTAGttctattttctattataCTTTTGCTCTCTAACATGACATTTTCTCTCCCTCCGTAGTTTCGCTCTTTCTCCTACTCGACACTCTCTCTTTTAAACCTTAAACGGTAATTGCGTTATCTATtctactttctctctctaacatGATACTTTCTTTCTCTTAAACCCTAAATAGTAGATCCACTCTCTATcccactttctctctctaacatGACACATTTTCTCTCATAAATCCTGAATGGTAATTTCGCTCTCTTACATGACACTTTCTCTTTTGTAAACTGTAAATGATAGTTTCGTTTTCTATTCCCCTTCTCTCTTTAACGTGACATTTTCTCTAACCTAAATACTAAATAGTAGTTCCATTGTCTATTTCACTTTCTCACTCTGACATGacaatttctcttttttaaacTTAAAATGGTAGTTGCCCTCtccatttcattatttttctctaataCGATACTTTCTCTACATATGAAATGACATCTATAATTCACATATATTTTGCTATAATATATTACAGGTCATAGGGCCTGTGCTTTGCACGGGATTGTACGTGTTCAATTTTAtgctttttaataataatattattattattatattatttgcgtggtttgaaattttataagtCATAATTTACCATCActaaaactatatattttagatatataaatatatatacatgaaatggtagaaaaatatttttttatttttattgaaaaatatgataacaaatcatatttataaaaattatgatttgatTTAATTGTTTGAAAAGCAAATATGATAATAGATCTTTGCAAAAGATAAATATGATCTAGATAAAATCCTACCCAAATTTGATACACATAGTAGTTTATGTGACTTACGATTAATTGGAATCATACAAAATATCTAACACATCATATCTTTGACGTCTTATACAGAACATatgtatttataatattttgtgtAGATTGTACAAATATGTGTCttcatattttgaaaattttaaaaatgaaaaaaaatctttttcaaaaaaatactgaaaaaaattcgagaaaataACAACCAATCCAacaatttatccaattttaaaaaatttaaaaatttaaaaatatttttaaaaaaaagttaaaatgaaAAGGATAATGATTGGTCCCAcaaatctatttatttaaaaatttagtcGAAAATTCATCTTCTAAAAACTGCTGCAAAGATTGAGAAAATAGCAAGCGGTCTCACAAATTATAAtgatttaaatatattaaaaaattaaaaattaaacttttttttatagatattcaAAATAGTCGACAAAATAATGATTGATAgcacaaatctatatctatatatattttacaatttaaaaataaatccaAAGTTCGTTTTCAAAAATGCTAAAAAAcgtgaaaataataataggtCCCGCACATtatattgattttaaaaatataaaaattttaaaaatcatttcaAAAAAAGTTAGAAATCAAGTAAATTTTAGTTTGAGACTATAGCTTATTTATCCAATTCATTATAGATATtgcaataaattataaattattatgtacATTTTCATCCAGAAGAACCGTATCCAGGTTGATTAAGTCATTATTCTTTGTATTCATCGCGTCTCATAATTTAATCGctctaactttttttttccacaaatCTTTTTCATTCACTCAATAAATTGTAAGAACAATcgaaaaatcaaagaaaaagtaatacataaatcaaagaaaaaaaatatgtacatTAATCAAAGAAATAAATGTTGATGGAGGGATTGGGGAGTCTATGCAGTCGTTATCTTGATTTATTTTGCTCGATTGTTTTCTAATGCCTTTGTTCTTGGGGCTTCTCGTTTTGTTGGGAGACCGCGGGCTCCTCCTTTTGTAAACATGTCACTTtgtgtgtctatatatatatatatattataatgtgTCCTAGTTTAGGAGAACAATCATCATTATATCTAtaaaagatttaaaaaaatcgaattttaTCATACTGTACATCTTCaaaaagattaaaataaaatcttttttaaaaaaataataataataattgatacAAGTCCATTTATCTGAGGCCATTTGGATGGGTCTACCATAGCTTGAGAAAGTCTAGTATGTAACATGTATACCATGTGATAATATCACAAGCCAATAATGATTtgttattttaagttttaatatgtaaacaaaaataaaggaaaatttattgttgacaaaaataatattttctatgTATGTTATGACATAATCTTACGTGATACATCCGTTATACACAAGACCTCCTCTTACTTTATattacatatagatatagatttgcaATTACCATATTCATAAGCGATTAATATCATGTTGGGATGGAGCTGCAAGAGTAAGTCTATTACGGGGTCGAACTATGAAAGTCGGTAACAAATATGATATACTATTACATTGCCCACGGGCAATGAGTGGAGCATATGTCACATGTAGAATCATATAACGAGAATTTAGCGAAGTGAAACATGCCGCTTCCGGGAAATGATCAATGATATCTACAATGTTACATTACAGTTAACGAAGGTGCAGATAATACATATTACATGTCTCAAGAATAAACAAATTAGagcccaaaaagaaaagaagaggggaaaaaaaaaaaggcatgaCAAAATTACAAACTTGTAATGACAACAACAGCGAGCGAGAGAGCAGAATTCTAATCCTCAGATGTTTGTGGAGTTCGACGGGGAGAACTTGACGATAACTGATACAGGAATGCTGACAACATGGCCCCGGTTCCCGAACAATCCAATCCTCCCGAAGCTTGCAGCAGAGCTATTCAAAGTTGCGTTCAATGCTACAGTTAGTACCTGTTTCTGCCCAGCAGATATATCGAAATGGGTTGGGAAGACCTTAAGGGACACTCCATAAGGAGCGCTCCAGCCTACGGTGTAAGTCTCATTGTCAGCAATGTTAGCGACAGTGCGTTGTACAGTCCTTGATACATTTAGCTTCGCAATTGTGATGGAGGGTAAGTTGAGGTCAGGTTCGCTTGTCGTGTTAGTATAAGCCCAGCAGTTCTGGCCCGTGTAGTTGAGAACGACAGGGGctgacccgttgattccgcAGAGGAACAGCATATAATCATCGTAACCTGCATGAGACCAATCATGGTTCAGTTTAACGTTGAATCAGAACTATAATAATAAGATCTCAGATTCTCAATTATCAATGGAGGAGCAAGCACGGATAGTTGTTTCCACGGTTTTGATACTCAGGTAAAGCGATCAGTATACAccacgagagagagagggatatACTGGGAGACTTACTGGAATCGAAGATTAGTCCCGGGTCCAATGCTGCAGTAGCATTCACAAAACCGCTGCCCATGTCAAAAGGTGTAGCAGGGGACTGGTTTATATCCGGGTTTGTGTAAGCCCGTTGGGCCATTATGGGACCACCAGTCCTATCATAAACACAAGCTGTAGTAGAAAGTGCAGATGCAATGGCCGCTGGACTGAAACTTGGAAACTTTTGCTTGATGAGTGCTGCCAGCCCAGCAACGTGTGGAGCTGCCATACTCGTCCCAGACATCATTGCAAAGTGCTCAcctgaaaaatcaaattaattgtGTCAAATAGATCCATCAAACACTAACAGGCAGAGATGTAAGAATCATCGAGATTTGATGTTTGGCAGTTGAAGGCTTTGTACCTAAGAATTCCACTGAATCAGTCCCTAGGGAGCTCCAAGCAGCCCATATGGAGTTCCCGGGGGCCACAAGATTGGGCTTCAATATGTCTGCGTCAGCAAGAAAGCTGTCTTCTGGGTCCGGCCCTCTTGCAGAGTAGTACATGACTTTCGGGGCAGACACGCTGTAGTTGGCTTTTAGCCCACCAGTGATGAGCGCAGTTGCCCCAAATTTAACAACCCTTTTCGCTTGTCCCTCTCTCTCAACAGAAGCATTGTAATACCGAAGAAGGATCTGTCATATGTCGGAGAAACAGTATTAAATCCAGAGATACTGTTCAGACTTCAGAGCATCGACTAACATATCTAAGATAGTGCTAAATTATCTACAAGAACTGCCAGTAAACTATTAGCGTCATGCTCATGCCAAACAAAATAGAAGAAATGACTAAGTAGGGACCATTCAGTACCTTGGAATCATCAGGTGATGGAATAATGATGCCAGGAATTCTCATTGGGATCGGGTTGAGCTGAAACCCAATCACAAATGGGTCCATGTAGAACACAATACCAGCAGCACTGAGGTTGTGAGCTGTTTGCAAGGCTTGTTTGACTGTGGAGAGCCCCAGCACAAATCGAATGGAATAGCTGCAGATCAAAAGGTTCCCCCGAACTAGTTCCTTAGTGAAGCTACTAGAATCTTGGCATTCTCCTACATACATGTCACTCGTGACAGTTGTGTCGTTGTTCAGAGCATCGAGTGCGGAAATTAAAGGGTACATTGTGTCTTTGCCGGTGCCCGCTggataaaaacaaaaagtaaGATGTCAAACTAACAAGAAATCAAGGTAGAAGTCATAGAGGTATCAAAAGAAGAGATGAGGCTTACGCGCGAGACCGACTCCGGCAATGGTCACGTTGTTCCCAAGAACGATAGAGTTACTGTAAGCCCTGTCGTGCGTGGCAGCACCGACACTGAAGATCCACGGGCTGAAGGAGGCAATGCTTTTAGGTGACGGCCCAGTATTGCCAGCTGCCTGAACTACGAAGATGCCAGCTTTTACGGCTGCTAGCAGAGCCATGTCTATGGGATTGAAAAATGTCGCAATTCCAGGAGGACGCCTGTTTGGAGTTATCGATAGGCTTATTATATCAACCCCATCTTGAGCTGCCTGTACACAACCAGAATCATATTCGATGAGGATGTATGCTACATGCAAAAATTAGAGAATGATACCGCGAGATATATTGGCGGCTGTGGATCTATTAGACTCGCAAGACGTGGTCCCATTACCTGGTCTATGGCGGCAACAACGTCTGCAGCGAAACCTCCAAAGCTCTTATACAGTGCCTTATAGACAGCAATGCTGCAAAAAAGGGAATTTATTCAGTCTCTGCCAAAGTAACACCAAAATTTATAACTAGATTCTTCTGAGAAGAAACCATTAGGTGGTTTCGAATAATTACTGAGCACGAGGAGCCATTCCACTTGCATTTCCAAAGTGATGGCCAGCAACTATGACTCGGATCCCATGGTTTCCCGCAGCAACAGAAGCTGTGTGCCTGTATACCTATTAGATTTGTCAGTTTTCCCTGTGTCTAACAATAATGACAATAGTAATCGGATAGTAGATAATTTGTAGTCAGATGGGTATAATTCTGAAGCGTCTGAGACTCtgaatcaataaaaaatttttaaagaacCGTGAGGAAGACTTACGTCCCATGACCATCACCATCGAATGGTGAGGCGTAATCCTGAGATGAATTGAATATTCCCCTGGTGATAGCAGATGCAGCAAAGTGGCGGGCACCAACAAGCTTTCTGTTGCAGGATCCTGATGGAAAATCAGGAGTAACCTCACAGACGCCCGAGTAATGAGCCGGGACCGGATATGGATGGTCTGATATACAATCAGAAAAGCTTGGGTGTGTAGGATCAATGCCTGTATCCACGAATCCGATGACTACTCCTTCACCAGCAGATTCATACCCACCCTCTTTTACCCACGCACCACCGGGTAGACCAAGAAACTGAGGAGTGTGTGTGGTGGCAGTTCTAACTGAGAAGTCCAAAACCACGTTTGCCACTTCTCTCCTCCTTGAGAGCTTGTTTGCCTTCAAACGTTTACCAACACTGCCTGATTAAGATTTCTTTTCACATACAAGTACTTTTTTCCCCTCATGCAATGCACAACAAAGTATGAAGCGGATTAAATCTACAGCATATAACTGGGAATAGAAACAGATTCCGGATCATGGGATGCATCAACTGGATCAACCACAACTGTACATTACTAAGCAAGGCACCCATAGCAGTCAACGACTTATGATTGACCTTGACCCAGTCCGATTCTTTTTCAACTATGAGTCTACATTAGATTTTTGCTCGCAAAGTCTTTCTGCAGTACAAAGAACCGCTGAAAGATACCAGTTAAATGTTCCAACAAATAGTTTTGCACTGACATCCTAGTGAAAGTAATAACACAGATCAAAACAATGAAGACAAAAGTCAAGGTCTTAGTGAATTTACCTGCTGGGGGGTGACGAGAACGGCAAATCCACTAACTAGGTAGTGGTAGCTGTAAAGTTTCAGATATTTCTCTCCTCGCAATGTTGTCCTCAGCAGCGAATCATGAACACGGGCAACATAAGAACCAGAGCTCCCATGGGACTGCGAACCATTCCTAAATTCAGGAGGGAGACTTTCAGGTAGTGCATCAAAACTCAAATTATGAACCAGATAAGAAAAGGTAGTCGTAAAATGGGTATAGAACTTCTCGAATCATTGGAtccaaaaggaaaaggaaattcAAAACGAAAAGGAcaagaaaaaattaacaagaaagaaagaaaaaccaaaCCCATAATAAGTAAGTACATCCTGAGAACCCAATAATACATTCTTCAGGGTGAAGAGTCCAAAAATTGAACGAGACAAAGTACGCTATAACCAACGAGAAGCACAACTtttctcttcttgtttttccttttgcgGGTTGGATTATCAAACTAACATTTACGGCATAACAAACCTTCGCGTATGTGACTGACAGCATTCAAAGATTCAAACTTTACCCCTTCCACGTTCCACTCTACACTGCCGCATTCTGTACTCATAAGCTAACATCCCTACACAGATTTGTTTCTCCCCGAAAGTGCTTTCAGAGCAAATTCAGCCACAAAACTCAAAGAAGACAAGACAGGAACAAAAACAACACCTGGGTTTGTGCATTCTTGTTAATCTCCCAGAAGAGCTTCCCTTGCGAAAGACATTCCTGCCCTTCCTAAGTTCATCGTAGTAGACATGAGCAGCAGGAGCTTGTCTCAGGGTAACTATGTACACCGCAGTGACTTCCTCCTGACACCAAGCACCCGCCATGAGCATCCAAGCTGATAGCACCAGCACCGCCGCCAGGTGCCACCGGCGCAAGCCCTCCATTTTCGGGGAAAACAATGAATGGTACCAGGCCCCCAGCAAGAAAAACACAGTCACCCTTCCCAAGAATGTTGAAGGGAAGAGCAAGAACTGCCCATTAAATCCAACCCTCCATTAGTGGGGAAGAGTAAGCTCACTGAGTGAGGCCGAGAGTGATTTCTACTCTCTTCTTGCCTTCAGCCTCTGGCGGGGGAGAAGGGAAGAAGACGGGAAAGACAGAAAAGGGGAGGCGGgtgagaggaggaggagaaggaagcAGAGCGAGGAAGTAGAAGTAGAAGAGGAAGTGTTGCTGGGAATATTTAATGGAGAATCTGAGAGCTTTCTTGGGTGCTGCACACATGAACgttttttcttcccttttctttaTCAGAAGGAAAATGTTCCAAAACAGAGCAGAATGGGACCCTTtccattgttttttttttttttttaccagtTTTCTAAGACAACATTTTCATATGCAGCAAGCAAACCTCACAACCTTGGAGACCAAGGACATACTTTAATTTAATCCACCTGCAGCAACACCCCCAACAAACACATTACCGACATTCGACTGGTCCCTTCAGTTCCACACTGAACTGATGGAAGCCACCGGCCAAAGGCAAAaccaaaaaatacaaactttaTGATCACCGCATCGACCCGGTTCACTGTACGGCCCGATCCAATAGCTTGAATCATTCTCGGTGCATTTGACAGCTAAAAGCCGCCGCTTGACGGTCAGGTACGAATGAAAATGATGGGATAGTTCAGGGATCAATGAGGGGTGTACAAGTTTTTGGCCTTTATTGCGGGGAGGATGCGGCTTTTGTCCATTTACTCCAACGTTCCAATTTATTTTGAAGGTCAGAATCAGAATGTGGAACTCTTTGTGGTCTTGTGAGCTGTGACTCAGCTTTTGCCCGTGACCTCTAGTCGGATGGGACGGTGGTGTGTGTATACAGGAAAAGCTTCCAACTTTTTATCGCCCGACCGGGTTGCGGTATAGGCATTTCTTGATTCACGCAGACTGGAGGTGCCTCTCGATGCTATAGCCTCCGGTGCGTGCGGATAAGAGAAGTACGCATATTAGGTTATCATGTAGGTGCATATACGTGCTATGATGGATCGTTGTGGGATTGTTCCGGTAAAAGAAGGGAAGGGAAATGATGAAGTTTCTCTCCCCATGCTTCATTCCCATAAAGCATCTTTTTCTCTATGTCAACAATCCTCCATGTGCCTCTTTTTCCCAAACTTTGAAAAGGTTTTTTGCTATCATCAAATTTCATCCCAATCGAATTACCCGAAAATTAGCATTGAAAAGGTTATCTGCCATCGAGTTTCATCCTATGCGAAAGTTAAGAGATTGGCTATCCGAGTAAGACCATACGAATGATGCTCCAAGTTATACCAACaaatatggaaaaataaaCTAACATAGGAATTTCGCGCCGAGAAATTTATaaggtattttatttatttttgaggagtcaataaaattaaaacaagGGCAAAAAAACTATGGAATAATTCTTTTCTTACCCCCCCCCTaactttatcttttatttgtttttgttgtggaagGGACAGGTGGGTCCAAATGCTATAATACAAGAGTCCACTATTGGGGACCGTTTGTAAATATTATAGTCGTTGTGGAGGTGTGGCCCTTTTGAAAGAACCTGATTCTTACAATCATTCACATAACTTTCCCTTTGATTTTAATCAATATGACCTTCTCAGAAAGCCCCCGATTTCTCCCGTGGGGTCGCATCTTTCGGCCGAGAAAGGAACAAAAACCTGCTCGACCGACTGGAAAAGACCGGATGAATCAAGACTGTCTGATTGTAAATGACAGAAACGGAATAAAATCTTTCACTGATATTTATTAGGAACAATGAAACAACAGGACATTTGTGTTAAACTAGTTCTTGTCTGTTTCTCTCACTCCGAGTTCGCTGGACACAAGAAGGGGCAACAATTGATACGATGGCAAACCTAATATCCGACACCCGAACTTGTTTGTACAAGGTACATTCATGTTCATCTATATAACTTACGCTTTGCCCTCACACTGAAATGTCTCTTCCGAAGAGGCCAGCAATGCCCTTGGTTGGGTCACTCTGCTTAACGATGGACTCTCCAACCAAAACCTGCATCAGGAGAGAAAAATGATTCTTACAACGAAAATCTACCTTTCATGTGTTTGACTACTTTTATCAGAGATTTCACCAAGGGCAAGAGACAGATTCATGAGTTAATTCTCATTAAAAAAGGGCTTTACTTACTGCTCTAACACCGGCTTCTTGGACATAAGCAATGTCATCGGGCGTGAACAATCCCGACTCACCAACAACCTACAATTCCCGCAAAGGAAAAAAGAGCCAGGTCGAATAAaacagtaaataaatattaaccACATAAATATGCAGAAAATGTAGAAATTATGATGGGTTGAGAAGCCTTACAAGTATGCCTTTCTGACGGATCAGTTCGCCACGTTCACCCTCAAGGAGCTTCTTTGTGTTGCTGATGTCCACCTCAAATGTTTCTAAAGACCAGTCAAGGCCAAAGATCAACCACAATAACGAAGATTTCTCTCTCACGGTTTGAGGGCATTTTTAGCACTTTAGAGAGGTAGAAGTCGGAAGGGAACATATTTGCAATAATACCTTACTAACGACGACATTTCAAGTGAACATAGATTCATGGATTAAGCTTTTCGAAAACTAAATAAATCTTTACCCAAGTTACGGTTGTTGATTCCAATGAGTTCAACTCCCTCTATTCCAAGAACACGATCCATTTCTCTCTCATCATGCACCTACATAAACAAAAGATTTCAATATAGCCAATATGAAAGAGTCTTGATACTTATGACCAACATATACACGAAGCTTATTGTTTATACACAGCAtattctaaaacaaaatacaacAAAGACAGAATGGGAGCATATAGACCCTAACAAAAGGCAGTTTCCATGTCTCTTCGTCACAAAATAACCTTATTCTCTCGATGAACATATTTGCAGTAACAGAGAGAAAAGGCTGCCAGCCACCCCagttaattaaaatcatgggtTGGAGGAAGGACAGCAAGAAAACAAGCAAAGTGTTGAACCTCAACAAGAGCTGCCAGACCAAGCATCTTGCAAATCTTGACCATGTATCTAATGTCGAGGTCAGGCAGAACAGCTGCAATCAGGAGAATGGCATCAGCACCTTTTGTCCGGGCATAATAGATCTGCCATGCCTCAATGACGAATTCTTTGCACAGAAGAGGGCACTGCAGGAAGTTTTTAGAGTCAGAGATGACAATCTCATAATGAAGAAGCCCTACCTGGTAGCTATTTAGTCCATAATGATAGTTCTGTAAAAATACCTGGACTCCAGCATATCTTATTGCCTCCAGATTCTCAAAGCCTCCCTAACGTTCACAAAAGCAAAAACAAGTATCACCAATAGTTAATCTATTTGCAGGCTCAAAATTCCACTATAGCATTACCTAAATGAAAAAAGTTTTGCATATTGCAAGTGAGAAGACCCCATGAAAACCAAAGAGATAGTCTACCTGAAAATACTTCTGGTCTGTTAAGACACTCAAACACGCTGCTCCACCTTTTTCATAAGCTCGAGCGATTTCAACCTGTTATGATGACTATTAGACTAAGCAAATTCAACTACAGATTGCCattcaataaaatatgaaagatAGACTCTGgcatatttcaaatttatgt
This genomic window contains:
- the LOC116192336 gene encoding subtilisin-like protease SBT2.2, translated to MEGLRRWHLAAVLVLSAWMLMAGAWCQEEVTAVYIVTLRQAPAAHVYYDELRKGRNVFRKGSSSGRLTRMHKPRNGSQSHGSSGSYVARVHDSLLRTTLRGEKYLKLYSYHYLVSGFAVLVTPQQANKLSRRREVANVVLDFSVRTATTHTPQFLGLPGGAWVKEGGYESAGEGVVIGFVDTGIDPTHPSFSDCISDHPYPVPAHYSGVCEVTPDFPSGSCNRKLVGARHFAASAITRGIFNSSQDYASPFDGDGHGTHTASVAAGNHGIRVIVAGHHFGNASGMAPRAHIAVYKALYKSFGGFAADVVAAIDQAAQDGVDIISLSITPNRRPPGIATFFNPIDMALLAAVKAGIFVVQAAGNTGPSPKSIASFSPWIFSVGAATHDRAYSNSIVLGNNVTIAGVGLAPGTGKDTMYPLISALDALNNDTTVTSDMYVGECQDSSSFTKELVRGNLLICSYSIRFVLGLSTVKQALQTAHNLSAAGIVFYMDPFVIGFQLNPIPMRIPGIIIPSPDDSKILLRYYNASVEREGQAKRVVKFGATALITGGLKANYSVSAPKVMYYSARGPDPEDSFLADADILKPNLVAPGNSIWAAWSSLGTDSVEFLGEHFAMMSGTSMAAPHVAGLAALIKQKFPSFSPAAIASALSTTACVYDRTGGPIMAQRAYTNPDINQSPATPFDMGSGFVNATAALDPGLIFDSSYDDYMLFLCGINGSAPVVLNYTGQNCWAYTNTTSEPDLNLPSITIAKLNVSRTVQRTVANIADNETYTVGWSAPYGVSLKVFPTHFDISAGQKQVLTVALNATLNSSAASFGRIGLFGNRGHVVSIPVSVIVKFSPSNSTNI
- the LOC116215295 gene encoding indole-3-glycerol phosphate synthase, chloroplastic-like encodes the protein MEGLASLNTATRVAIGVGPSLLRDKHFAKSSPPPSIAMINHNSPRLPSIRAQQSETSDGASTVTAVSESPENTLKAKEWEVGMLQDEVAASQGIRIRRRPPSGPPQHYVGPFEFRLQNEGNTPRNILEEIIWHKDIEVSQLKERRPLVTLKKALDSAPPARDFIGALRAAHARTGLPGLIAEVKKASPSRGVLREDFDPVEIARAYEKGGAACLSVLTDQKYFQGGFENLEAIRYAGVQCPLLCKEFVIEAWQIYYARTKGADAILLIAAVLPDLDIRYMVKICKMLGLAALVEVHDEREMDRVLGIEGVELIGINNRNLETFEVDISNTKKLLEGERGELIRQKGILVVGESGLFTPDDIAYVQEAGVRAVLVGESIVKQSDPTKGIAGLFGRDISV